One region of Microbacterium sp. M28 genomic DNA includes:
- a CDS encoding TIGR00730 family Rossman fold protein, with protein MDELRTRIDALLDEAGITGNRTLITRILLSGIQLGQDRTDRLDLKIASSALSEMGNAFRLFAPYSDVPKVTVFGSARTRQDDPLYFSARDVAAELARRGWMVVTGAGPGIMQAAAEGAGEKMALGVSIRLPFEEKPNAVVAKDTQSVEMKYFFTRKLMLVKESSGFICLPGGFGTMDEMFELLTLQQTGKAEPTPIVLLDAPGGTFWRGLERFVVDQLIPAGVISPHDFDRVLITDSAEEAVTRITGFWRNYDSLRWVDDLLVLRLKNAPTDAEIEALNDEFAPFVASGVIERADPLPVEVNDRDRVELPRVALRLRQREVGGLYRLIDALNALASAG; from the coding sequence ATGGACGAGCTCCGCACCCGGATCGACGCGCTTCTGGACGAGGCGGGCATCACCGGCAATCGCACCCTGATCACGCGCATCCTGCTCTCCGGCATCCAGCTGGGTCAGGACCGCACCGATCGACTGGATCTGAAGATCGCCTCGTCGGCGCTCAGTGAGATGGGAAATGCTTTCCGGCTGTTCGCCCCGTACTCAGACGTGCCCAAGGTCACGGTCTTCGGTTCGGCCCGTACGCGCCAGGACGATCCGCTCTACTTTTCGGCTCGCGACGTGGCGGCGGAGCTGGCGCGACGGGGCTGGATGGTCGTGACAGGCGCGGGTCCGGGGATCATGCAGGCCGCGGCCGAAGGCGCAGGGGAGAAGATGGCACTCGGCGTCTCCATCCGGCTCCCGTTCGAGGAGAAGCCGAACGCGGTCGTCGCGAAGGACACGCAGTCGGTCGAGATGAAATACTTCTTCACCCGCAAGCTCATGCTGGTGAAGGAGTCCAGCGGGTTCATCTGCCTGCCTGGTGGCTTCGGAACGATGGACGAGATGTTCGAGCTGCTCACGCTGCAGCAGACCGGCAAGGCGGAGCCGACGCCGATCGTGCTCCTGGACGCACCGGGCGGCACCTTCTGGCGCGGACTGGAGCGCTTCGTCGTCGACCAGCTGATCCCCGCCGGGGTGATCTCGCCCCACGACTTCGATCGTGTGCTCATCACGGACTCGGCCGAAGAGGCCGTCACGAGGATCACGGGCTTCTGGCGCAACTACGACTCCCTGCGCTGGGTGGACGACCTGCTGGTGCTGCGCCTGAAGAACGCGCCGACGGATGCTGAGATCGAGGCGCTCAACGACGAGTTCGCGCCGTTCGTCGCGTCCGGCGTGATCGAGCGCGCGGATCCTCTCCCCGTCGAGGTGAACGATCGGGATCGCGTCGAGCTTCCGAGGGTCGCGCTGCGCCTCCGGCAACGCGAGGTCGGCGGGCTGTACCGCCTCATCGACGCGCTGAACGCGCTCGCGTCCGCCGGCTGA
- a CDS encoding PhoX family protein: MSLTDIPRRSLPMAPHVSGKRSAVTCELKCANACLGPECNTSSNEDFRSIASVVFSRRALLGLGAAAAVAAVVGVGRGAPTSAPQAAGVAGSGASFGRPARAGLSFEAIAPVPAEVDAFTVPAGYTWNPLIRWGDPLFSRTPAFDISAQTPEAQAEQFGYNCDYLDIIADPSGKTGVLVNNHEYVNPGIMFPSTTDAAELRRRGDIYKAAQGLSVVDIRRRRTGEPWSYVVDGRRNRRITVETVFELTGPAAGSDLVKTAADPEGRWVHGTLGNCAGGTTPWGTILSGEENFNGYFAWAADTPQQKRYSGSSTTSTSTGWETYDPRFNAHDPDYVNEPNRFGYIVEIDPQDPTSTPRKHTAMGRFKHEGANVHVAEDGRVVAYMGDDERNDYLYKFVSKNRISGSRKKNLRLLSEGDLYVAKFTGDSPAAEITGTGALPSDGAFDGSGEWLALTRGGESVVPGFSTEEVLVYTRLAADALGATKMDRPEDVEPNPVTGKVYVALTNNTARTVADEANPIVRNRYGHVLEITETAGQSGTTFGWSVLLLCGDPNTFGSAYFAGFPKELVSPISCPDNLAFDSEGDLWISTDGQPGTIGYGDGLFKVPLTGDERGHVQQFLSVPRDAETCGPVIHDKDGLVFVAVQHPGEDGTFESPRSLFPDYGSSAPGDIAGAPRPSVVQVHRV, encoded by the coding sequence ATGAGCCTGACCGACATCCCCCGCCGCAGCCTGCCGATGGCCCCCCACGTGAGCGGGAAGCGCTCAGCGGTGACCTGCGAACTCAAGTGCGCGAACGCCTGTCTGGGGCCGGAGTGCAACACCTCCTCGAACGAGGACTTCCGATCGATCGCGTCCGTGGTGTTCTCGCGCCGTGCGCTGCTCGGACTCGGCGCAGCCGCTGCCGTCGCCGCCGTGGTCGGCGTCGGGCGCGGCGCACCGACCTCGGCGCCGCAGGCTGCGGGCGTCGCCGGATCCGGTGCATCGTTCGGTCGCCCCGCGCGTGCGGGACTGTCCTTCGAGGCGATCGCGCCGGTGCCCGCAGAAGTCGATGCGTTCACCGTGCCGGCCGGGTACACCTGGAACCCGCTGATCCGGTGGGGCGACCCGCTGTTCTCCCGCACCCCGGCTTTCGACATCTCGGCGCAGACGCCTGAGGCGCAGGCGGAGCAGTTCGGGTACAACTGCGACTACCTCGACATCATCGCCGACCCGAGCGGCAAGACCGGCGTGCTCGTGAACAACCACGAGTACGTCAACCCGGGCATCATGTTCCCGTCGACGACGGATGCCGCCGAACTGCGCAGACGCGGCGACATCTACAAGGCGGCGCAGGGTCTCTCGGTGGTCGACATCCGGCGTCGTCGCACCGGCGAGCCGTGGAGCTATGTCGTCGACGGCCGCCGCAACCGCCGCATCACGGTGGAGACGGTGTTCGAGCTCACGGGGCCCGCGGCGGGCAGCGACCTGGTCAAGACGGCAGCCGACCCCGAGGGACGCTGGGTGCACGGCACACTGGGCAACTGCGCGGGAGGCACCACTCCGTGGGGGACGATCCTGTCCGGCGAGGAGAACTTCAACGGCTACTTCGCCTGGGCGGCTGACACCCCGCAGCAGAAGCGCTACAGCGGTTCGAGCACCACGTCGACGTCCACAGGGTGGGAGACGTACGACCCCCGCTTCAACGCGCACGACCCCGACTACGTCAACGAGCCGAACCGCTTCGGCTACATCGTCGAGATCGACCCGCAGGACCCGACCTCGACACCGCGCAAGCACACCGCGATGGGCCGTTTCAAGCACGAGGGCGCCAACGTGCACGTCGCCGAGGACGGCCGTGTCGTGGCATACATGGGCGACGACGAGCGCAACGACTACCTCTACAAGTTCGTCTCGAAGAACCGTATCTCCGGTTCGCGCAAGAAGAACCTGCGTCTTCTGAGCGAGGGTGACCTGTACGTCGCGAAGTTCACCGGCGACTCGCCAGCCGCGGAGATCACCGGCACCGGAGCGCTCCCGTCCGACGGCGCGTTCGACGGCAGCGGCGAATGGCTCGCGCTCACCCGGGGCGGCGAGTCGGTCGTGCCCGGCTTCAGCACCGAGGAGGTGCTCGTCTACACCCGCCTCGCGGCGGACGCCCTCGGGGCGACCAAGATGGACCGCCCGGAGGATGTGGAGCCGAACCCGGTGACGGGCAAGGTCTACGTCGCGCTCACCAACAACACCGCGCGGACCGTGGCGGACGAGGCCAACCCGATCGTCAGGAACCGGTACGGTCACGTGCTCGAGATCACCGAGACGGCGGGGCAGAGCGGAACGACGTTCGGCTGGAGCGTCCTGCTGCTGTGCGGCGACCCGAACACGTTCGGCAGCGCGTACTTCGCCGGATTCCCCAAGGAGCTCGTCTCGCCGATCTCCTGCCCCGACAACCTCGCCTTCGACTCCGAGGGTGACCTGTGGATCTCGACGGACGGGCAGCCCGGCACGATCGGCTACGGCGACGGCCTGTTCAAGGTTCCGCTGACCGGCGACGAGCGCGGCCACGTGCAGCAGTTCCTGTCGGTGCCCCGGGATGCCGAGACCTGCGGCCCCGTCATCCACGACAAGGACGGTCTCGTCTTCGTCGCCGTGCAGCACCCCGGCGAGGACGGCACGTTCGAGTCGCCTCGTTCGCTGTTCCCGGACTACGGATCGTCTGCTCCCGGCGACATCGCCGGCGCACCGCGCCCTTCCGTCGTCCAGGTGCACCGGGTCTGA
- the nusA gene encoding transcription termination factor NusA, whose amino-acid sequence MDIELGLLRGLEKEKAIPFDELVSIIEQAILTAYGKHVSEDGAVPAGVRVDLDRKTGHVAVMQPVLDESGAVIGEEDATPDDFGRIAAFAAKQVISQRLRDIADDAVLGEFRGKEGDIVAGVIQQGPNPRMIHVDLGSVEAILPPEEQVPGEEYTHGTRLRVYVTSVAKGLKGPQITVSRTHPGLVRKLFALEVPEIAAGLVEIVSLAREAGHRTKIAVTANDPAINAKGACIGELGRRVRAVTEELAGEKIDIVDHNPDLATFVAHALSPAKVTSAFVLDANTKAVRALVPDYQLSLAIGKEGQNARLAAKLTGAKIDIQPDSILDE is encoded by the coding sequence ATGGATATCGAACTCGGACTGCTGCGCGGGCTCGAGAAGGAGAAGGCGATTCCGTTCGACGAACTCGTCTCGATCATCGAACAGGCCATCCTCACCGCCTACGGCAAGCACGTCTCCGAAGACGGGGCCGTCCCCGCCGGCGTGCGCGTCGACCTGGACCGCAAGACCGGACACGTCGCCGTGATGCAGCCGGTGCTCGACGAGTCCGGCGCCGTGATCGGCGAAGAGGACGCGACGCCGGATGACTTCGGTCGCATCGCCGCGTTCGCCGCCAAGCAGGTCATCAGCCAGCGGCTGCGCGACATCGCCGACGACGCGGTGCTCGGCGAGTTCCGCGGCAAGGAGGGCGACATCGTCGCCGGCGTCATCCAGCAGGGGCCCAACCCCCGGATGATCCACGTCGATCTCGGCTCCGTCGAGGCGATCCTGCCGCCCGAGGAGCAGGTCCCCGGGGAGGAGTACACGCACGGCACCCGTCTGCGCGTCTACGTCACGAGCGTCGCGAAGGGGCTGAAGGGGCCGCAGATCACGGTGTCGCGCACCCATCCCGGCCTCGTGCGCAAGCTCTTCGCGCTGGAGGTCCCCGAGATCGCCGCCGGGCTGGTCGAGATCGTCTCGCTGGCTCGCGAGGCCGGTCACCGCACCAAGATCGCCGTCACGGCGAACGACCCGGCGATCAACGCCAAGGGCGCGTGCATCGGAGAGCTCGGCCGCCGCGTCCGCGCGGTGACCGAGGAACTGGCGGGGGAGAAGATCGACATCGTCGACCACAACCCCGACCTGGCCACGTTCGTCGCGCACGCGTTGTCGCCGGCCAAGGTCACGAGTGCTTTCGTGCTGGATGCCAACACGAAGGCGGTCCGCGCCCTGGTGCCGGACTACCAGCTCTCGCTGGCGATCGGCAAGGAGGGCCAGAACGCCCGACTCGCCGCCAAACTCACGGGCGCGAAGATCGACATCCAGCCGGACAGCATCCTCGACGAATGA
- a CDS encoding YlxR family protein: protein MEPVRTCVGCRARASRSDLLRVVAQDGALVIDERAVLPGRGAWVHPEPECLDKALRRRAFARALRVSAPLDAQTIEKRLNGYGNKVNGSK, encoded by the coding sequence ATGGAACCTGTACGAACGTGTGTCGGCTGCCGCGCACGTGCCTCCCGGTCAGACCTCCTCAGGGTGGTCGCCCAGGACGGCGCCCTCGTGATCGACGAGCGCGCGGTGCTTCCGGGACGAGGTGCGTGGGTGCATCCGGAACCTGAGTGCCTGGACAAGGCGCTGCGGCGCCGGGCCTTCGCACGAGCACTCCGCGTCTCAGCTCCGCTGGACGCGCAGACCATCGAGAAACGGCTGAACGGCTATGGAAACAAAGTGAACGGCTCGAAATGA
- the infB gene encoding translation initiation factor IF-2: MAAKPRVHEIAAELGVDSKVALAKLKELGEFVKSPSSTIEPPVARKLRAAIEADGAAKPAAKTEPAKPKAAPAPKPGATAPTPGPKPGPKPAPKAEVPAAAEPAAPAPAAEAPAAAAPAAPAPAAPKPADKAAPKPGAPRPGNNPFSSAQGMGQRPAGPRPGNNPFASAQGMGQRPTPGNIPRPQAPRPGAPRPGAPRPGSPRPGAPRGGQGGRPGGAPFQQRPGGPGRPGGAGGGAGAGGFQRPAGGFAGRPGGGGGRGRGPGGGTAGAFGKGGGKSKQRKSRRAKRQEFEMRSAPVVGGVNVSKGNGETIRLRRGASIADFADKLEALRGYTVQPGTLVTILFNLGEMATATESLDEATFEVLGEELGYKIQMVSPEDEDKELLEGFGLDLEQELAEEDESDLEIRPPVVTVMGHVDHGKTRLLDAIRQTNVIEGEAGGITQHIGAYQVWTEHEGIERAITFIDTPGHEAFTAMRARGAQVTDLAILVVAADDGIMPQTVEALNHAQAANVPIVVAVNKVDKPEANPAKVRQQLTEYGLVAEEYGGDVMFVDVSARAGTGIQDLLDAVLLTADAGLDLTANPNKAARGVAIEAKLDKGRGSVATVLIQSGTLRIGDAIVAGTAYGRVRAMADENGEAVLEAYPSRPVQVQGLNSVPRAGDVFIVTDEDRMARQIAEKREAVERNAQLAKARKRISLEDFTRALEEGKVESLNLIIKGDVSGAVEALEESLLKIEVDDSVQLRIIHRGVGAITESDVNLATIDNAIIVGFNVRPDTKARERASREGVDIRFYSVIYNAIDEIESSLKGMLKPEYEEVQSGVAEIREVFRSSKVGNIAGVIVRSGTITRNAKARVIRDGVVIADGLAIESLRRFKDDVTEVRTDFEAGIGLGKYNDIQIGDEIETIELVEKPRG, from the coding sequence GTGGCTGCCAAACCACGTGTGCACGAGATCGCCGCTGAACTCGGCGTCGACAGCAAGGTCGCACTCGCCAAGCTCAAGGAGCTCGGCGAGTTCGTGAAGAGCCCGTCCTCGACCATCGAACCGCCGGTGGCGCGCAAGCTGCGCGCGGCGATCGAGGCCGACGGAGCCGCGAAGCCCGCGGCCAAGACGGAGCCTGCGAAGCCGAAGGCTGCGCCCGCACCCAAGCCCGGTGCCACGGCACCGACCCCCGGCCCCAAGCCGGGTCCGAAGCCGGCCCCCAAGGCCGAGGTGCCCGCAGCCGCAGAGCCTGCGGCGCCGGCCCCGGCAGCAGAGGCCCCCGCGGCCGCTGCCCCGGCAGCACCCGCCCCGGCTGCACCCAAGCCGGCCGACAAGGCCGCACCCAAGCCGGGCGCTCCGCGTCCTGGTAACAACCCGTTCTCTTCGGCGCAGGGCATGGGGCAGCGCCCCGCAGGCCCGCGTCCTGGTAACAACCCCTTCGCCTCGGCACAGGGCATGGGCCAGCGTCCGACCCCTGGCAACATCCCGCGACCGCAGGCTCCGCGCCCCGGCGCTCCGCGTCCGGGTGCTCCTCGCCCCGGTTCCCCTCGCCCCGGCGCTCCGCGCGGTGGCCAGGGCGGACGTCCCGGTGGCGCTCCGTTCCAGCAGCGCCCCGGCGGCCCCGGTCGCCCCGGTGGTGCGGGCGGCGGTGCGGGAGCCGGTGGCTTCCAGCGTCCGGCCGGCGGTTTCGCCGGTCGCCCCGGTGGGGGCGGCGGCCGCGGTCGCGGCCCCGGTGGTGGTACGGCCGGCGCCTTCGGAAAGGGAGGCGGCAAGAGCAAGCAGCGCAAGTCGCGGCGGGCGAAGCGGCAGGAATTCGAGATGCGGTCGGCGCCGGTCGTCGGCGGCGTCAACGTCTCCAAGGGCAACGGCGAGACGATCCGACTGCGCCGCGGCGCGTCGATCGCGGACTTCGCGGACAAGCTCGAGGCCCTGCGCGGTTACACCGTGCAGCCCGGCACGCTCGTGACGATCCTCTTCAACCTGGGCGAGATGGCCACGGCCACCGAGTCCCTGGACGAGGCGACGTTCGAGGTCCTCGGTGAGGAGCTCGGCTACAAGATCCAGATGGTCTCGCCCGAGGACGAGGACAAGGAGCTCCTCGAGGGCTTCGGTCTCGACCTCGAGCAGGAGCTGGCCGAAGAGGACGAGTCGGATCTCGAGATCCGTCCGCCCGTGGTCACCGTCATGGGTCACGTCGACCACGGTAAGACCCGACTGCTCGACGCCATCCGTCAGACCAACGTCATCGAGGGCGAAGCCGGTGGCATCACCCAGCACATCGGTGCGTACCAGGTCTGGACCGAGCACGAGGGCATCGAGCGTGCGATCACCTTCATCGACACCCCCGGTCACGAGGCGTTCACCGCCATGCGTGCCCGTGGTGCGCAGGTGACCGACCTGGCGATCCTGGTGGTCGCGGCCGACGACGGGATCATGCCGCAGACGGTCGAGGCGCTCAACCACGCCCAGGCGGCGAACGTGCCGATCGTGGTCGCGGTGAACAAGGTCGACAAGCCGGAGGCCAACCCGGCCAAGGTTCGTCAGCAGCTCACCGAGTACGGCCTCGTCGCAGAGGAGTACGGCGGAGACGTCATGTTCGTGGATGTCTCGGCTCGTGCCGGCACCGGCATCCAGGACCTTCTGGACGCCGTCCTGCTCACGGCCGACGCAGGTCTCGACCTCACGGCCAACCCGAACAAGGCCGCTCGCGGTGTCGCCATCGAGGCGAAGCTCGACAAGGGCCGCGGTTCCGTCGCGACCGTGCTCATCCAGTCCGGAACGCTCCGGATCGGTGACGCGATCGTCGCGGGAACGGCTTACGGCCGCGTCCGTGCGATGGCCGACGAGAACGGCGAGGCCGTCCTCGAGGCCTACCCGTCGCGCCCCGTGCAGGTGCAGGGTCTGAACTCCGTGCCCCGCGCCGGCGACGTCTTCATCGTCACCGACGAGGACCGCATGGCCCGCCAGATCGCTGAGAAGCGTGAAGCGGTAGAGCGCAACGCCCAGCTGGCCAAGGCCCGCAAGCGCATCTCGCTCGAGGACTTCACCCGTGCGCTCGAAGAGGGCAAGGTCGAGTCGCTCAACCTCATCATCAAGGGTGACGTGTCCGGTGCCGTCGAGGCGCTGGAGGAGTCGCTCCTCAAGATCGAGGTCGATGATTCGGTGCAGCTGCGCATCATCCACCGCGGTGTCGGTGCGATCACCGAGTCCGACGTGAACCTGGCGACGATCGACAACGCGATCATCGTGGGCTTCAACGTCCGCCCCGACACGAAGGCGCGCGAGCGCGCTTCGCGTGAGGGCGTGGACATCCGCTTCTACTCCGTCATCTACAACGCGATCGACGAGATCGAGAGCTCGCTCAAGGGCATGCTCAAGCCGGAGTACGAAGAGGTCCAGTCGGGTGTGGCCGAGATCCGCGAGGTGTTCCGCTCCTCGAAGGTCGGCAACATCGCCGGTGTCATCGTCCGCTCCGGTACGATCACGCGCAACGCCAAGGCCCGCGTCATCCGCGACGGCGTCGTCATCGCCGATGGCCTGGCCATCGAGTCGCTGCGTCGCTTCAAGGACGACGTCACCGAGGTCCGCACCGACTTCGAAGCCGGTATCGGCCTCGGAAAGTACAACGACATCCAGATCGGCGACGAGATCGAGACCATCGAACTCGTCGAGAAGCCTCGCGGCTGA
- the rbfA gene encoding 30S ribosome-binding factor RbfA codes for MAGERQARLADRIRVILAERLDKGLRDPRLGYVTITDVRVSGDLQHASVFYTVLGTEEERVSSAAALTSATGMLRSEVGRQLSTRLVPTLEFIPDALPENADHISALLREAQQRDAEVARLAATSKHAGDADPYRTEDEED; via the coding sequence ATGGCTGGAGAACGACAGGCGCGTCTGGCGGATCGCATCCGCGTCATCCTGGCCGAGCGGCTCGACAAGGGCCTGCGCGACCCGCGCCTCGGCTACGTCACCATCACGGACGTCCGCGTCTCGGGTGACCTTCAGCACGCCAGCGTCTTCTACACGGTGCTCGGCACCGAGGAGGAGCGCGTCTCCAGCGCCGCTGCGCTGACGTCGGCGACGGGGATGCTGCGGTCCGAGGTGGGGCGCCAGCTGAGCACCCGTCTGGTACCGACGCTCGAGTTCATCCCTGATGCGCTTCCGGAGAACGCCGATCACATCTCGGCGCTGCTGCGCGAAGCTCAGCAGCGTGACGCCGAGGTGGCCAGGCTCGCCGCGACCTCGAAGCACGCGGGCGATGCCGACCCGTACCGCACAGAGGACGAGGAAGACTGA
- a CDS encoding A/G-specific adenine glycosylase, translating into MPDLAEVSMWYRSQARDLPWRRPEFHDAYAAWGTLVSEFMLQQTPVTRVIPHLDAWLRRWPDPTAMAAASPAEVVMQWANLGYPRRALWLHGAAIAVTQRHGGVVPRDVAELLALPGIGDYTARAVAVFAYGDRHPVVDTNTRRVLARVIEGSAQPGQPSRRDLDTMTRLLPEQDAESAVFNAAMMELGAVVCTARAPKCAQCPISRSCRWFALGRPLGEDTRRRQAKYEGSDRQARGAVLRALRHAPDGAMALEALIPDWPDAAQRDRAIDSLVSDGLAEAADGVVSLPR; encoded by the coding sequence CTGCCCGATCTCGCCGAGGTCTCGATGTGGTACCGGTCGCAGGCGCGCGATCTTCCCTGGCGCCGACCCGAGTTCCACGACGCCTATGCCGCGTGGGGAACACTCGTGAGCGAGTTCATGCTCCAGCAGACGCCCGTCACCCGCGTCATCCCGCATCTCGACGCCTGGCTGCGCCGGTGGCCGGACCCGACAGCGATGGCCGCGGCATCCCCCGCCGAGGTCGTGATGCAGTGGGCGAACCTCGGCTACCCGCGGCGCGCGCTGTGGCTGCACGGCGCGGCGATCGCGGTGACCCAGAGGCATGGCGGTGTCGTCCCGCGCGACGTCGCCGAACTGCTCGCGCTGCCGGGGATCGGCGACTACACGGCACGCGCCGTCGCGGTCTTCGCGTACGGCGACCGTCACCCCGTCGTCGACACCAACACGCGTCGCGTGCTCGCCCGCGTCATCGAGGGCTCGGCGCAGCCGGGCCAGCCCTCCCGACGCGATCTGGACACCATGACACGCCTCCTGCCCGAACAGGATGCCGAATCGGCCGTGTTCAACGCGGCGATGATGGAGCTGGGCGCCGTCGTGTGCACCGCGCGCGCTCCGAAGTGCGCGCAGTGCCCGATCAGCCGTTCCTGCCGCTGGTTCGCCCTCGGACGGCCGCTCGGTGAGGACACGCGCCGGCGCCAGGCGAAATACGAGGGCTCCGACCGTCAGGCCAGAGGCGCGGTGCTGCGCGCGCTGCGGCACGCACCGGACGGCGCGATGGCTCTGGAGGCGCTGATCCCGGACTGGCCGGATGCCGCGCAACGCGATCGCGCGATCGACTCGCTCGTGTCGGATGGGCTGGCCGAAGCCGCCGACGGCGTCGTGTCCCTGCCTCGTTGA
- the truB gene encoding tRNA pseudouridine(55) synthase TruB: MVSPGILLVDKPGGITSHDVVARTRRAFGTRKVGHAGTLDPMATGLLVLGIEGATRLLTYVVGADKTYVATIRLGQTTTTDDAEGEITARADAAAIAAVSDERVAEGIAGLTGAISQVPSSVSAIKVDGRRAYDRVRAGEAVELKARDVTVSRFVVIDRRDSADAVELDVVVDCSSGTYIRALARDLGTELGVGGHLTALRRTRIGPFDVADAVTTDDLVGAATITPADAAARVLARLDVTDDEARDLRHGKRLVGQVGRVDAFPAAAVAPDGSLVGIVERRGADIKSAMNMPEEIR; the protein is encoded by the coding sequence ATGGTCTCACCCGGCATCCTGCTCGTCGACAAGCCGGGCGGCATCACCAGCCATGACGTCGTGGCGCGCACGCGGCGCGCCTTCGGCACCCGCAAGGTCGGCCACGCGGGCACCCTCGATCCGATGGCGACCGGACTGCTCGTGCTCGGCATCGAGGGGGCGACGCGCCTGCTGACCTACGTGGTCGGCGCGGACAAGACGTACGTCGCGACGATCCGCCTCGGACAGACGACGACGACCGACGACGCCGAAGGCGAGATCACTGCGCGTGCGGATGCCGCCGCGATCGCCGCTGTGTCCGACGAGCGCGTCGCCGAAGGAATCGCGGGCCTGACCGGAGCGATCTCGCAGGTGCCCAGCAGCGTCTCGGCCATCAAGGTGGACGGGCGTCGGGCCTACGATCGGGTCAGAGCCGGGGAGGCCGTCGAGCTGAAGGCACGCGACGTCACGGTCTCACGATTCGTCGTGATCGACCGGCGAGACAGCGCCGACGCCGTGGAGCTGGATGTCGTGGTGGACTGCTCATCCGGCACGTACATCCGTGCGCTGGCCCGCGATCTCGGGACCGAGCTCGGCGTGGGCGGTCACCTGACGGCACTGCGACGGACGCGCATCGGTCCGTTCGACGTCGCGGATGCCGTGACGACCGACGATCTCGTCGGCGCGGCGACCATCACACCGGCGGATGCCGCGGCACGGGTGCTCGCCCGACTCGACGTGACCGACGACGAGGCGCGCGACCTGCGCCACGGCAAGCGGCTGGTCGGGCAGGTGGGTCGGGTGGACGCGTTCCCCGCCGCAGCCGTCGCGCCGGACGGGTCGCTGGTCGGCATCGTGGAGCGCCGCGGTGCGGACATCAAGAGCGCCATGAACATGCCGGAGGAGATCCGATGA
- a CDS encoding bifunctional riboflavin kinase/FAD synthetase has protein sequence MIVFRDPSEVPDGFGPSVVAIGKFDGVHTGHRAVIDRLLQDAAAADARAVAVTFDRNPLAVLRPDRCPENVVSTERKLELLGDLELDATLVLRFDEALAGLEAEDFVRQILVDALQVETVLVGRDFRFGRGGAGDPELLRRLGPQHGFTVDVVEDVFRPGSDRRVSSSWIRELLAEGDVEQAADLLGRAPDVRGEVVHGLKRGRELGFPTANLSDVVDALVPADGVYAGWLVDHDTGIRHPAAVSVGTNPTFDDVLHRQVEAHVLDETTLDLYGHDVTVEFTHRLRGMVAFEGIEKLKVQMAADVDAARELLAADGDAAPWHP, from the coding sequence ATGATCGTGTTCCGCGATCCGTCCGAGGTACCGGACGGATTCGGCCCGTCCGTCGTCGCGATCGGCAAGTTCGACGGCGTGCACACCGGGCATCGCGCGGTCATCGACCGGTTGCTGCAGGATGCCGCAGCGGCGGATGCCCGCGCGGTCGCGGTGACGTTCGACCGCAACCCGCTCGCGGTGCTGCGCCCCGATCGATGCCCGGAGAACGTGGTGAGCACGGAGCGCAAGCTCGAGCTGCTCGGCGACCTCGAGCTCGACGCCACGCTCGTGCTGCGGTTCGACGAGGCGCTCGCGGGCCTCGAGGCCGAGGATTTCGTGCGGCAGATCCTCGTCGATGCGCTCCAGGTCGAGACCGTGCTGGTCGGGCGCGACTTCCGATTCGGACGCGGGGGAGCGGGCGATCCGGAGCTGCTGCGTCGGCTCGGCCCGCAGCACGGCTTCACGGTCGACGTGGTCGAGGACGTGTTCCGTCCAGGCTCCGACCGCCGGGTGTCCTCGAGCTGGATCCGCGAGCTCCTGGCCGAGGGCGACGTCGAGCAGGCCGCTGACCTTCTGGGTCGTGCACCGGACGTCCGCGGCGAGGTCGTCCACGGCCTCAAGCGGGGACGCGAGCTGGGTTTCCCGACCGCGAACCTGTCCGACGTCGTCGATGCGCTCGTGCCGGCCGACGGGGTGTACGCCGGGTGGCTCGTGGATCACGACACCGGCATCCGGCATCCCGCGGCCGTGTCCGTCGGCACGAACCCGACGTTCGACGACGTCCTGCACCGCCAGGTCGAGGCGCACGTGCTCGATGAGACGACCCTCGACCTGTACGGCCACGACGTCACCGTGGAGTTCACGCACCGGTTGCGCGGCATGGTCGCGTTCGAGGGCATCGAGAAGCTGAAGGTGCAGATGGCGGCGGATGTGGACGCCGCACGCGAACTGCTGGCTGCGGACGGCGACGCCGCGCCTTGGCATCCCTGA